Proteins from one Ipomoea triloba cultivar NCNSP0323 chromosome 1, ASM357664v1 genomic window:
- the LOC116010052 gene encoding zinc finger BED domain-containing protein RICESLEEPER 3-like, with product MSSGNSSVPQNPHTLNSVVGESNETINEVNEQAEGVERVGLHLDGYDTPLNEETETQQEFQTNKRKKTSGVWVDFQVVNVAGTQKVECIHCHHRFAFNKTGTTTSYKRHQEKCAMRKKTVQVVDNQTKLNFLPSDGVSSSIPPLHHGRVDISSSIPPLHHGRVDMEVVRESLHHGRVDMEVVRESIANWIMMHEHPFTLVEEAGFNVLMKSIMPEWKRISRSTIKSDCLKVYEIEKKKLKNNLESVSKGIERKVFTITVDNATSNDSAIRYMKDTLQRSRSLVCGGCLFHVRCCAHILNLCVQDGLEEIRHVICDVRDSVEYVNQSEARRIQFADCVQQLQLKDRKLIRDCKTRWNSTFEMLSCALKFKEAFKMLKDRDPFFDSCPEEDDWDKVTKVCSILEAFWTATHIISGCEYPTSNLFLQEVQKIKSALDSHVLTLSEAKPPTQLLHIIGMILMHIVKKLRLQSLQDQS from the exons ATGTCATCAGGGAATTCATCTGTCCCGCAAAATCCTCATACTTTAAATAGTGTTGTTGGTGAAAGCAATGAAACTATTAATGAAGTTAATGAACAAGCTGAAGGAGTTGAAAGGGTAGGCTTACATTTAGATGGTTATGACACACCACTAAACGAAGAAACAGAAACCCAACAAGAgtttcaaacaaacaaaaggaaaaaaacttCAGGTGTGTGGGTTGATTTTCAAGTGGTGAATGTAGCTGGAACACAAAAGGTAGAATGTATTCATTGTCATCATCGGTTTGCATTTAATAAAACGGGAACGACAACGAGCTACAAGAGGCATCAAGAGAAATGTGCTATGAGGAAGAAAACTGTGCAG GTGGTTGATAATCAAACAAAGTTAAACTTTTTGCCCAGTGATGGAGTTTCATCTTCTATTCCTCCATTACATCATGGAAGGGTTGACATTTCATCTTCTATTCCTCCATTACATCATGGAAGGGTTGACATGGAAGTAGTGAGAGAGTCATTACATCATGGAAGGGTTGACATGGAAGTAGTGAGAGAGTCTATTGCCAATTGGATCATGATGCATGAGCATCCATTTACCCTTGTGGAAGAAGCAGGATTTAACGTCTTGATGAAAAGTATAATGCCAGAGTGGAAACGGATTAGTAGAAGCACAATCAAATCAGATTGTTTGAAGGTCTATgagattgaaaagaaaaagttgaagaacAATCTAGAATCCGTTAGTAAA GGCATTGAAAGGAAAGTTTTTACGATTACAGTTGACAATGCTACCAGTAATGATTCTGCAATTCGGTACATGAAGGATACACTTCAAAGATCAAGAAGTTTGGTATGTGGGGGGTGTTTATTTCATGTTCGTTGTTGTGCACACATTTTGAACTTGTGTGTTCAAGATGGATTAGAGGAGATTAGGCATGTCATTTGTGATGTTCGGGATAGTGTGGAGTATGTGAACCAATCAGAGGCTAGGCGTATACAATTTGCGGACTGTGTGCAACAATTACAATTGAAAGATAGGAAATTGATACGTGATTGTAAAACAAGATGGAACTCCACGTTTGAGATGCTAAGTTGTGCACTGAAGTTCAAAGAAGCCTTCAAGATGCTAAAAGATCGGGATCCATTCTTTGACAGTTGTCCAGAAGAAGATGATTGGGATAAAGTCACTAAAGTTTGCTCAATTTTAGAGGCTTTTTGGACAGCTACTCACATTATATCAG GTTGTGAGTACCCTACTTCAAATTTGTTTCTTCAAGAAGTTCAGAAAATCAAATCAGCATTGGATAGCCAT GTTCTAACACTTTCGGAAGCCAAACCACCCACCCAACTTCTACATATCATTGGGATGATTTTGATGCATATTGTGAAGAAGTTGAGACTGCAGAGCCTACAAGATCAGAGCTAG